TTGAGCGCGTGTTCGGACGTCACGTTCGGCCTCGACGGCGGCCTGATGTTCGGCACGGTGCCGCGCACCATCTGGGGCCGCGCCTACGCCGCGGACGACCGCAACCGGGTGGCGACGGCAACCCGTTGCCTGGTGGTGCGCGCCCGCGACGCCGCCGGACATGAGGCTGTGGTGCTGGTGGACACCGGGCTCGGCGATCTCGCGGCGGGCGACAGGTTCCGCCACCTCTACGGGGTGACCGATCCGGCGTGGCGGTTGCTGGCGGAATTGGCGGCCGCCGGAATCGATCCGGAAGACGTGACGCACGTGGTGCTGACCCACCTGCACTTCGACCATGTCGGCGGCGCGGCCCGCGCCACCCCGGCCGGCCCGCGTCCGACCTTCCCGGCGGCGCGCTACCTGGTGCATGAGCGGGAGCTGGCCTATGCCGGCGCTCCCGACCGTCGCAGCCGCGCCAGCTACCTGCCGGAGACCT
This portion of the Spirochaetaceae bacterium genome encodes:
- a CDS encoding MBL fold metallo-hydrolase; this translates as MTAAAEPARPAAARARPAAAELAGPVRLGGLELSACSDVTFGLDGGLMFGTVPRTIWGRAYAADDRNRVATATRCLVVRARDAAGHEAVVLVDTGLGDLAAGDRFRHLYGVTDPAWRLLAELAAAGIDPEDVTHVVLTHLHFDHVGGAARATPAGPRPTFPAARYLVHERELAYAGAPDRRSRASYLPETWEPLAAAGVLDTVAGETEVIPGVRLRDAPGHTDYHQVVTVSGGGRTVLFTADLFPYALHLKPHYVPAIDLDPRRTMATRSRYLERISAEGWWLLFEHDTRHALVQVEEDLSVTPVTPS